From one Lycium ferocissimum isolate CSIRO_LF1 chromosome 5, AGI_CSIRO_Lferr_CH_V1, whole genome shotgun sequence genomic stretch:
- the LOC132055797 gene encoding protein ENHANCER OF LHP1 1 → MKIRSIKLREAHKSSNNVGSFCSVLWDQQGEHIVTASSSDTSICIHDAILPANPPKVVRHHRDGVTALALSPNYTCLASGSIDHSVKLYKFPAGEFETNITRFTLPIRVLAFNRSGTMLAAAGDDDGIKLINTIDGSIARVLKGHRGSITGIAFDPKSEYLASADSIGTVMFWELQSGKTIHVLKGIAPVIGSDFSSMNIVSWSPDGELLAVPGLKNDVVMYDRDTAEKLFSLRGDHVQPICYLSWSPNGKYMATSGLDRQILIWDVDKKQDIDRQKFENRVTCMAWKPIGNALAIVDIMGKYGVWDSAVPSSMKSPTEDIPGLSSKNGHGLLFYDEEEENASVSGSLSDLGEDSQDESESFSRKRLRKQHSYPDDWEEDTNEELELLPKVEPRKKAPHGHRDRSDNKGNELKNVPVSAGPKMQEAIQPGATPQQPGKRRFLCYSMLGSITTMEHDGYSHIEIDFHDTSSGPRVPAMTDYFGFTMASLNENGSVFANPCKGEKNMSTLMYRPFSTWANNSEWSMRFEEEEVRAVALGTGWVAAITSCNFLRIFTEGGLQRHILSLDGPVVTAAGFKDELVVVTHASPPLPSNEQILEFRVFNIRIGTLLHRGRLPLTPGSCLSWFGFSEEGHLSSFDSKGVLRVFTNQYGGSWLPLFSASKLKKPEENYWVVGLNTSKLFCVICKSPDSFPEATPKPILSLLDLSFPLASSDLGAENLENEFILNNMHLHRIQSTVEEMEAAGEDTSLLDDEAFNTEAALDRCILRLIASCCNGDKLVRATELVKLLALEKSVKGAIKLVTALKLPNLAERFNAILEERLNKETSGSAIPVSTELKCDTSFNAHAALTKSHVTVESSKRLESQDSPSLNLLASSGTKKRSLEEPIKDVNVETENAKARKLEMAREFKSAFDMKKAKKVKDEKDKVDEVKNERKLEDANELQDGQDKNGEANKVTAQRPSNPFAKSSNKKESTSLFDSLKKKVKADR, encoded by the exons ATGAAGATCAGATCCATTAAGCTTAGAGAAGCTCACAAGAGCAGCAATAACGTTGGTTCGTTTTGCTCGGTTTTATGGGATCAACAAGGCGAACACATTGTCACTGCTTCTTCATCTGATACTTCAATTTGTATTCATGATGCGATTTTGCCAGCTAATCCTCCTAAAGTTGTTCGACATCATAGAGATGGCGTTACCGCTTTGGCTCTCAGCCCTAATTACACCTGTTTGGCTTCTGGATCTATTGACCATTCCGTCAAACTCTACAAATTTCCTG CTGGGGAGTTCGAGACAAATATTACTAGATTTACATTGCCTATACGGGTGCTTGCTTTCAATAGATCTGGAACTATGCTGGCAGCTGCTGGTGACGATGACGGCATCAAACTTATAAATACCATTGATGGCTCGATTGCAAGAGTTCTTAAAGGACATAGAGGATCCATCACTGGCATAGCTTTTGATCCCAAAAGTGAATACCTGGCTTCAGCTGATTCAATTGGGACTGTCATGTTCTGGGAACTCCAGTCAGGGAAAACAATTCACGTCTTAAAAGGAATAGCTCCTGTCATTGGTTCTGATTTTTCTTCTATGAATATAGTTAGCTGGAGTCCTGATGGGGAGCTATTAGCTGTTCCTGGCTTGAAAAATGATGTGGTGATGTATGACAGAGACACTGCAGAAAAACTGTTTTCTCTTAGAGGTGATCATGTGCAGCCCATTTGCTATTTATCTTGGTCACCAAATGGAAAGTACATGGCTACTTCTGGACTAGATAGACAGATTTTGATATGGGATGTTGATAAGAAACAAGATATTGATCGGCAGAAATTCGAGAACAGGGTAACTTGTATGGCGTGGAAACCAATTGGCAATGCATTGGCAATAGTTGACATCATGGGAAAGTATGGTGTCTGGGACTCAGCTGTACCCTCTTCAATGAAATCTCCCACGGAAGACATCCCTGGTTTAAGTTCTAAAAATGGACATGGTCTTCTTTTCTATGATGAAGAGGAAGAGAACGCAAGTGTATCTGGTAGTTTAAGTGATCTTGGAGAAGATAGTCAAGATGAATCTGAATCGTTTAGCAGAAAAAGATTACGCAAACAGCATAGTTATCCTGATGATTGGGAAGAAGACACTAATGAAGAGTTGGAGTTACTTCCAAAAGTTGAACCTCGTAAGAAAGCTCCTCATGGTCACAGGGATCGTTCAGATAATAAAGGAAATGAGCTCAAGAATGTGCCAGTTTCTGCAGGGCCAAAAATGCAAGAAGCTATTCAACCAGGCGCGACTCCACAGCAGCCTGGCAAAAGACGTTTTCTTTGTTACAGCATGCTTGGCAGTATAACCACGATGGAGCATGATGGATACTCTCACATAGAG ATTGATTTTCATGACACAAGCAGTGGCCCCCGAGTCCCTGCAATGACCGATTATTTTGGTTTCACAATGGCTTCATTAAATGAAAATGGAAGCGTATTTGCAAATCCATGCAAGGGTGAAAAGAATATGAGTACACTCATGTATCGACCTTTCAGTACCTGGGCTAATAACAGTGAG TGGTCAATGCGGTTTGAAGAGGAAGAAGTAAGAGCAGTTGCACTAGGAACTGGTTGGGTAGCTGCCATTACAAGTTGTAATTTTCTTCGCATCTTCACTGAGGGTGGCCTGCAG AGACATATTCTTTCCCTTGATGGACCAGTGGTTACTGCGGCTGGCTTTAAGGATGAACTTGTCGTTGTCACACATGCATCTCCCCCTCTTCCCTCTAATGAACAG ATTCTCGAATTTAGAGTCTTCAATATTCGTATTGGAACACTACTTCACCGAGGAAGACTTCCATTGACTCCTGGTTCATGTCTATCATGGTTTGGTTTTAGTGAAGAAGGGCATCTTAGTTCTTTTGACTCTAAG GGTGTACTAAGGGTCTTCACTAATCAATATGGTGGCAGTTGGCTTCCACTTTTCAG TGCCAGCAAATTGAAGAAGCCGGAAGAGAACTATTGGGTTGTAGGGTTAAACACAAGCAAGTTGTTCTGTGTCATTTGCAAATCTCCTGACTCCTTTCCAGAG GCCACTCCTAAACCTATTCTCTCACTGTTGGATCTTTCATTTCCTCTTGCTTCATCTGATCTTGGAGCAGAAAACCTGGAGAATGAATTTATACTGAATAACATGCATCTCCACCGG ATTCAGAGCACAGTTGAAGAAATGGAAGCTGCTGGTGAGGACACCAGTTTGCTTGATGATGAGGCTTTTAATACTGAAGCCGCTCTTGATCGATGCATCCTGAGGCTCATTGCATCCTGCTGCAATG GTGATAAGCTAGTCAGAGCTACTGAACTCGTAAAACTTTTGGCTTTGGAAAAATCAGTCAAAGGTGCTATAAAGCTTGTTACAGCACTGAAACTGCCAAATTTGGCAGAGCGCTTTAATGCCATATTGGAG GAAAGATTGAATAAAGAAACATCTGGTAGTGCAATTCCTGTATCGACTGAGTTGAAATGTGATACCTCTTTTAATGCTCATGCTGCATTAACCAAGTCCCATGTTACGGTTGAAAGCAGCAAAAGATTGGAATCACAGGATTCTCCATCCCTAAATTTGTTAGCTTCTTCTGGTACGAAAAAACGGTCTCTGGAGGAACCAATCAAGGATGTAAATGTAGAGACAGAAAATGCTAAAGCCAGAAAATTGGAAATGGCAAGGGAGTTCAAAAGTGCATTTGATATGAAGAAGGCTAAGAAAGTGAAGGATGAAAAGGATAAGGTGGATGAAGTgaagaatgaaagaaaattaGAAGATGCAAATGAACTGCAAGATGGACAAGATAAGAATGGAGAAGCCAATAAGGTAACAGCACAACGCCCCTCTAATCCATTTGCAAAGTCATCGAACAAGAAGGAAAGTACATCCTTGTTTGATTCCCTAAAGAAAAAGGTGAAAGCTGACAGATGA
- the LOC132055799 gene encoding uncharacterized protein LOC132055799 isoform X2, with product MILIISHAKKINCLLVHTNTPTRKPSIQAKVTQKPKTESCSKKARISSAMAQVSISLNNFPDNCEEVDVMEHQNAVVQDLDSSSPYWPHDFHNFDGPDLFDSSRRRQISSASRQRTNFAVNDDVSEPDSVDLLDRENQVNFVMDMFQQRVEQSQSSTRVVLGPDLLRAEPEFGVVEENEFVGLSSLDLDFGLGLGNDSSGFHVEDCDVPEQFVSGLRIVDIESDSDPDENCVVGRLFNVNEADGDDEEENIRGNESDDDPSVRLCWDSFQLEDHRDVNNEDFEWEEIDGRVDEREILSMFLDDDEEITESAVAREEERATELENLEWEFLLNVHNLEPDPEIGNGGFDFGRHIDQDDYNYTAEYELLFGQFAEGENGLVGGRPPASKTVVRDLPTVDVSKEDLEKNDATCAICKDEMNLGEKARQLPCAHRYHGDCILPWLGIRNTCPVCRHELPTDDPDYERRKTFQTQTQSIDQLELWNRSVEQLEWRSLLAM from the coding sequence ATGATTTTAATAATCTCACACGCTAAGAAAATCAACTGCTTACTCGTACACACAAACACACCTACCAGAAAACCATCAATACAAGCCAAGGTAACCCAAAAGCCAAAAACGGAGAGTTGTTCAAAAAAAGCCCGTATTTCTTCAGCAATGGCTCAGGTCTCAATCTCCTTAAATAATTTCCCCGACAACTGCGAAGAAGTCGACGTTATGGAACACCAAAACGCTGTCGTACAAGACCTCGACTCTTCTTCTCCTTACTGGCCTCACGATTTCCATAACTTCGACGGCCCAGATCTCTTCGATTCCTCTCGCCGCCGCCAAATCTCTTCGGCTTCTCGGCAGAGAACCAATTTTGCCGTAAACGACGACGTTTCAGAACCTGATTCCGTGGATCTTTTGGACCGCGAGAACCAAGTTAACTTTGTTATGGACATGTTCCAGCAACGCGTTGAACAATCTCAATCTTCGACACGTGTCGTTTTGGGCCCTGATTTGCTCCGTGCCGAGCCCGAATTCGGTGTGGTTGAAGAGAATGAGTTTGTGGGCTTGAGTAGCTTAGACCTAGATTTTGGGCTAGGGTTAGGTAACGATAGTTCTGGGTTTCATGTTGAAGATTGTGATGTCCCAGAGCAGTTTGTTAGTGGGTTGAGGATTGTGGATATTGAATCTGACTCGGATCCTGATGAGAACTGCGTTGTAGGCAGATTATTCAATGTGAATGAAGCTGATGGCGATGACGAAGAGGAGAATATTCGTGGTAATGAGAGTGATGATGACCCGAGCGTTAGGCTGTGTTGGGATTCATTCCAATTGGAGGATCATAGGGATGTGAATAATGAAGACTTTGAGTGGGAAGAAATTGATGGAAGAGTTGATGAAAGAGAGATTCTAAGCATGTTTTTAGACGATGACGAGGAAATAACTGAATCTGCTGTTGCTCGAGAGGAGGAAAGAGCTACggagttggaaaatttggagtGGGAGTTTCTGTTGAATGTTCACAATTTGGAGCCTGACCCGGAAATTGGAAATGGAGGGTTTGATTTTGGTCGTCATATTGATCAAGACGATTACAATTACACTGCTGAGTATGAGCTGTTGTTTGGACAGTTTGCAGAGGGGGAGAATGGTTTAGTTGGTGGAAGACCACCAGCTTCGAAGACGGTTGTTAGAGACCTTCCAACTGTGGATGTGAGTAAAGAGGATTTAGAAAAGAACGATGCTACTTGTGCTATCTGCAAGGATgagatgaatttgggagaaaaggCTAGACAGTTACCATGTGCTCATAGGTATCATGGTGACTGTATATTGCCTTGGCTTGGGATTAGGAACACCTGTCCAGTTTGTCGACACGAGTTGCCCACTGATGATCCTGACTATGAGCGGAGGAAAACATTCCAGACACAGACACAGAGCATTGATCAACTTGAACTTTGGAACAGGAGCGTTGAGCAACTTGAATGGAG
- the LOC132055799 gene encoding uncharacterized protein LOC132055799 isoform X4, whose product MILIISHAKKINCLLVHTNTPTRKPSIQAKVTQKPKTESCSKKARISSAMAQVSISLNNFPDNCEEVDVMEHQNAVVQDLDSSSPYWPHDFHNFDGPDLFDSSRRRQISSASRQRTNFAVNDDVSEPDSVDLLDRENQVNFVMDMFQQRVEQSQSSTRVVLGPDLLRAEPEFGVVEENEFVGLSSLDLDFGLGLGNDSSGFHVEDCDVPEQFVSGLRIVDIESDSDPDENCVVGRLFNVNEADGDDEEENIRGNESDDDPSVRLCWDSFQLEDHRDVNNEDFEWEEIDGRVDEREILSMFLDDDEEITESAVAREEERATELENLEWEFLLNVHNLEPDPEIGNGGFDFGRHIDQDDYNYTAEYELLFGQFAEGENGLVGGRPPASKTVVRDLPTVDVSKEDLEKNDATCAICKDEMNLGEKARQLPCAHRYHGDCILPWLGIRNTCPVCRHELPTDDPDYERRKTFQTQTQSIDQLELWNRSVEQLEWRRR is encoded by the coding sequence ATGATTTTAATAATCTCACACGCTAAGAAAATCAACTGCTTACTCGTACACACAAACACACCTACCAGAAAACCATCAATACAAGCCAAGGTAACCCAAAAGCCAAAAACGGAGAGTTGTTCAAAAAAAGCCCGTATTTCTTCAGCAATGGCTCAGGTCTCAATCTCCTTAAATAATTTCCCCGACAACTGCGAAGAAGTCGACGTTATGGAACACCAAAACGCTGTCGTACAAGACCTCGACTCTTCTTCTCCTTACTGGCCTCACGATTTCCATAACTTCGACGGCCCAGATCTCTTCGATTCCTCTCGCCGCCGCCAAATCTCTTCGGCTTCTCGGCAGAGAACCAATTTTGCCGTAAACGACGACGTTTCAGAACCTGATTCCGTGGATCTTTTGGACCGCGAGAACCAAGTTAACTTTGTTATGGACATGTTCCAGCAACGCGTTGAACAATCTCAATCTTCGACACGTGTCGTTTTGGGCCCTGATTTGCTCCGTGCCGAGCCCGAATTCGGTGTGGTTGAAGAGAATGAGTTTGTGGGCTTGAGTAGCTTAGACCTAGATTTTGGGCTAGGGTTAGGTAACGATAGTTCTGGGTTTCATGTTGAAGATTGTGATGTCCCAGAGCAGTTTGTTAGTGGGTTGAGGATTGTGGATATTGAATCTGACTCGGATCCTGATGAGAACTGCGTTGTAGGCAGATTATTCAATGTGAATGAAGCTGATGGCGATGACGAAGAGGAGAATATTCGTGGTAATGAGAGTGATGATGACCCGAGCGTTAGGCTGTGTTGGGATTCATTCCAATTGGAGGATCATAGGGATGTGAATAATGAAGACTTTGAGTGGGAAGAAATTGATGGAAGAGTTGATGAAAGAGAGATTCTAAGCATGTTTTTAGACGATGACGAGGAAATAACTGAATCTGCTGTTGCTCGAGAGGAGGAAAGAGCTACggagttggaaaatttggagtGGGAGTTTCTGTTGAATGTTCACAATTTGGAGCCTGACCCGGAAATTGGAAATGGAGGGTTTGATTTTGGTCGTCATATTGATCAAGACGATTACAATTACACTGCTGAGTATGAGCTGTTGTTTGGACAGTTTGCAGAGGGGGAGAATGGTTTAGTTGGTGGAAGACCACCAGCTTCGAAGACGGTTGTTAGAGACCTTCCAACTGTGGATGTGAGTAAAGAGGATTTAGAAAAGAACGATGCTACTTGTGCTATCTGCAAGGATgagatgaatttgggagaaaaggCTAGACAGTTACCATGTGCTCATAGGTATCATGGTGACTGTATATTGCCTTGGCTTGGGATTAGGAACACCTGTCCAGTTTGTCGACACGAGTTGCCCACTGATGATCCTGACTATGAGCGGAGGAAAACATTCCAGACACAGACACAGAGCATTGATCAACTTGAACTTTGGAACAGGAGCGTTGAGCAACTTGAATGGAG
- the LOC132058156 gene encoding uncharacterized protein LOC132058156 codes for MASLRFSSFMLVIVLFTFLTMNNTIAYSDNQAKQTFVVREAENGYAMASLRNNHEKEVLDGVPAAAEFTNGRVGGRKMTIERKNIKKNMKQVEATEEADSKNSGNSNCSANPLGESRKNTQNQSEESKNSTKSASGRNSKNSSKLALTDQPDDTESLQTLESEKLMEDTTEFSNMMNKDYTGGPGSGSKPRHKPPINNFQPFHRSNP; via the exons ATGGCGTCTTTACGTTTTAGTTCCTTTATGCTTGTTATCGTACTCTTCACTTTTCTTACCATGAACAATACAATTGCTTATAGTGATAACCAAG CTAAACAAACCTTTGTGGTCCGTGAAGCAGAAAATGGTTATGCCATGGCATCACTAAGGAATAATCATGAGAAG gaagttttggatggtgTACCAGCAGCTGCTGAATTCACTAATGGCAGAGTGGGAGGAAGAAAAATGACGATAGAGAGAAAGAACATAAAGAAAAACATGAAGCAAGTGGAAGCTACAGAGGAAGCTGATTCAAAGAATTCAG GAAACAGCAATTGTTCAGCCAATCCACTCGGTGAATCGCGAAAGAACACTCAAAATCAG AGCGAAGAGAGCAAAAATTCGACGAAATCAGCAAGTGGACGCAACTCGAAGAACTCATCAAAATTAGCTTTAACAGATCAACCTGATGATACTGAATCATTGCAGACGCTTGAATCAGAGAAACTTATGGAAGATACGACTGAGTTTTCCAACATGATGAACAAAGACTACACTGGAGGTCCAGGATCAGGAAGCAAACCCCGTCACAAACCCCCAATCAACAATTTCCAGCCTTTCCACAGATCAAATCCATGA
- the LOC132055799 gene encoding uncharacterized protein LOC132055799 isoform X1, whose amino-acid sequence MILIISHAKKINCLLVHTNTPTRKPSIQAKVTQKPKTESCSKKARISSAMAQVSISLNNFPDNCEEVDVMEHQNAVVQDLDSSSPYWPHDFHNFDGPDLFDSSRRRQISSASRQRTNFAVNDDVSEPDSVDLLDRENQVNFVMDMFQQRVEQSQSSTRVVLGPDLLRAEPEFGVVEENEFVGLSSLDLDFGLGLGNDSSGFHVEDCDVPEQFVSGLRIVDIESDSDPDENCVVGRLFNVNEADGDDEEENIRGNESDDDPSVRLCWDSFQLEDHRDVNNEDFEWEEIDGRVDEREILSMFLDDDEEITESAVAREEERATELENLEWEFLLNVHNLEPDPEIGNGGFDFGRHIDQDDYNYTAEYELLFGQFAEGENGLVGGRPPASKTVVRDLPTVDVSKEDLEKNDATCAICKDEMNLGEKARQLPCAHRYHGDCILPWLGIRNTCPVCRHELPTDDPDYERRKTFQTQTQSIDQLELWNRSVEQLEWRDTLLSL is encoded by the coding sequence ATGATTTTAATAATCTCACACGCTAAGAAAATCAACTGCTTACTCGTACACACAAACACACCTACCAGAAAACCATCAATACAAGCCAAGGTAACCCAAAAGCCAAAAACGGAGAGTTGTTCAAAAAAAGCCCGTATTTCTTCAGCAATGGCTCAGGTCTCAATCTCCTTAAATAATTTCCCCGACAACTGCGAAGAAGTCGACGTTATGGAACACCAAAACGCTGTCGTACAAGACCTCGACTCTTCTTCTCCTTACTGGCCTCACGATTTCCATAACTTCGACGGCCCAGATCTCTTCGATTCCTCTCGCCGCCGCCAAATCTCTTCGGCTTCTCGGCAGAGAACCAATTTTGCCGTAAACGACGACGTTTCAGAACCTGATTCCGTGGATCTTTTGGACCGCGAGAACCAAGTTAACTTTGTTATGGACATGTTCCAGCAACGCGTTGAACAATCTCAATCTTCGACACGTGTCGTTTTGGGCCCTGATTTGCTCCGTGCCGAGCCCGAATTCGGTGTGGTTGAAGAGAATGAGTTTGTGGGCTTGAGTAGCTTAGACCTAGATTTTGGGCTAGGGTTAGGTAACGATAGTTCTGGGTTTCATGTTGAAGATTGTGATGTCCCAGAGCAGTTTGTTAGTGGGTTGAGGATTGTGGATATTGAATCTGACTCGGATCCTGATGAGAACTGCGTTGTAGGCAGATTATTCAATGTGAATGAAGCTGATGGCGATGACGAAGAGGAGAATATTCGTGGTAATGAGAGTGATGATGACCCGAGCGTTAGGCTGTGTTGGGATTCATTCCAATTGGAGGATCATAGGGATGTGAATAATGAAGACTTTGAGTGGGAAGAAATTGATGGAAGAGTTGATGAAAGAGAGATTCTAAGCATGTTTTTAGACGATGACGAGGAAATAACTGAATCTGCTGTTGCTCGAGAGGAGGAAAGAGCTACggagttggaaaatttggagtGGGAGTTTCTGTTGAATGTTCACAATTTGGAGCCTGACCCGGAAATTGGAAATGGAGGGTTTGATTTTGGTCGTCATATTGATCAAGACGATTACAATTACACTGCTGAGTATGAGCTGTTGTTTGGACAGTTTGCAGAGGGGGAGAATGGTTTAGTTGGTGGAAGACCACCAGCTTCGAAGACGGTTGTTAGAGACCTTCCAACTGTGGATGTGAGTAAAGAGGATTTAGAAAAGAACGATGCTACTTGTGCTATCTGCAAGGATgagatgaatttgggagaaaaggCTAGACAGTTACCATGTGCTCATAGGTATCATGGTGACTGTATATTGCCTTGGCTTGGGATTAGGAACACCTGTCCAGTTTGTCGACACGAGTTGCCCACTGATGATCCTGACTATGAGCGGAGGAAAACATTCCAGACACAGACACAGAGCATTGATCAACTTGAACTTTGGAACAGGAGCGTTGAGCAACTTGAATGGAG
- the LOC132055799 gene encoding uncharacterized protein LOC132055799 isoform X3, which translates to MILIISHAKKINCLLVHTNTPTRKPSIQAKVTQKPKTESCSKKARISSAMAQVSISLNNFPDNCEEVDVMEHQNAVVQDLDSSSPYWPHDFHNFDGPDLFDSSRRRQISSASRQRTNFAVNDDVSEPDSVDLLDRENQVNFVMDMFQQRVEQSQSSTRVVLGPDLLRAEPEFGVVEENEFVGLSSLDLDFGLGLGNDSSGFHVEDCDVPEQFVSGLRIVDIESDSDPDENCVVGRLFNVNEADGDDEEENIRGNESDDDPSVRLCWDSFQLEDHRDVNNEDFEWEEIDGRVDEREILSMFLDDDEEITESAVAREEERATELENLEWEFLLNVHNLEPDPEIGNGGFDFGRHIDQDDYNYTAEYELLFGQFAEGENGLVGGRPPASKTVVRDLPTVDVSKEDLEKNDATCAICKDEMNLGEKARQLPCAHRYHGDCILPWLGIRNTCPVCRHELPTDDPDYERRKTFQTQTQSIDQLELWNRSVEQLEWSRRR; encoded by the coding sequence ATGATTTTAATAATCTCACACGCTAAGAAAATCAACTGCTTACTCGTACACACAAACACACCTACCAGAAAACCATCAATACAAGCCAAGGTAACCCAAAAGCCAAAAACGGAGAGTTGTTCAAAAAAAGCCCGTATTTCTTCAGCAATGGCTCAGGTCTCAATCTCCTTAAATAATTTCCCCGACAACTGCGAAGAAGTCGACGTTATGGAACACCAAAACGCTGTCGTACAAGACCTCGACTCTTCTTCTCCTTACTGGCCTCACGATTTCCATAACTTCGACGGCCCAGATCTCTTCGATTCCTCTCGCCGCCGCCAAATCTCTTCGGCTTCTCGGCAGAGAACCAATTTTGCCGTAAACGACGACGTTTCAGAACCTGATTCCGTGGATCTTTTGGACCGCGAGAACCAAGTTAACTTTGTTATGGACATGTTCCAGCAACGCGTTGAACAATCTCAATCTTCGACACGTGTCGTTTTGGGCCCTGATTTGCTCCGTGCCGAGCCCGAATTCGGTGTGGTTGAAGAGAATGAGTTTGTGGGCTTGAGTAGCTTAGACCTAGATTTTGGGCTAGGGTTAGGTAACGATAGTTCTGGGTTTCATGTTGAAGATTGTGATGTCCCAGAGCAGTTTGTTAGTGGGTTGAGGATTGTGGATATTGAATCTGACTCGGATCCTGATGAGAACTGCGTTGTAGGCAGATTATTCAATGTGAATGAAGCTGATGGCGATGACGAAGAGGAGAATATTCGTGGTAATGAGAGTGATGATGACCCGAGCGTTAGGCTGTGTTGGGATTCATTCCAATTGGAGGATCATAGGGATGTGAATAATGAAGACTTTGAGTGGGAAGAAATTGATGGAAGAGTTGATGAAAGAGAGATTCTAAGCATGTTTTTAGACGATGACGAGGAAATAACTGAATCTGCTGTTGCTCGAGAGGAGGAAAGAGCTACggagttggaaaatttggagtGGGAGTTTCTGTTGAATGTTCACAATTTGGAGCCTGACCCGGAAATTGGAAATGGAGGGTTTGATTTTGGTCGTCATATTGATCAAGACGATTACAATTACACTGCTGAGTATGAGCTGTTGTTTGGACAGTTTGCAGAGGGGGAGAATGGTTTAGTTGGTGGAAGACCACCAGCTTCGAAGACGGTTGTTAGAGACCTTCCAACTGTGGATGTGAGTAAAGAGGATTTAGAAAAGAACGATGCTACTTGTGCTATCTGCAAGGATgagatgaatttgggagaaaaggCTAGACAGTTACCATGTGCTCATAGGTATCATGGTGACTGTATATTGCCTTGGCTTGGGATTAGGAACACCTGTCCAGTTTGTCGACACGAGTTGCCCACTGATGATCCTGACTATGAGCGGAGGAAAACATTCCAGACACAGACACAGAGCATTGATCAACTTGAACTTTGGAACAGGAGCGTTGAGCAACTTGAATGGAG